The following are from one region of the Capsicum annuum cultivar UCD-10X-F1 chromosome 1, UCD10Xv1.1, whole genome shotgun sequence genome:
- the LOC107839549 gene encoding subtilisin-like protease SBT3, protein MGSRMGFLYFPHLILFSWALSAHLLLAIGQRSTYIVHLDKSFMPTVFADHHHWHSSTIDSIKAAVPSSVDRFHSAPKLVYSYDNVFHGFSAVLSIDELAALKKSPGFISAYNDRTVEPQTTHTSDFLKLAPSSGLWKASGLGQDVIIGVLDGGIWPESASFRDDGMPEIPKRWKGICKPGTQFNTSMCNRKLIGANYFNKGILANDPTINISMNSARDTDGHGTHCASIAAGNFARGVSHFGYAAGTARGVAPRARIAVYKFSFDEGELTSDLIAAMDQAVADGVDVISISFGYGLIPLYEDAISIASFGAMMKGVLVSAAAGNDGRGANVLNGSPWILCVASGHTDRRFAGTLTLGNGLKIRGWSLFPARAFVKDSPLIYNKTLAACDSDELLSQLSDPERTILICDYNADEEVGFGFSSQISQVNQARLKAGIFISEDPRVFQSSSFPYPGVVVDKKKGNQIINYVKSSVAPTATITFHETYVDKERPAPVLAGNSAQGPSKSYLGIAKPDIMAPGVLILAAFPPNLVSESIQNIQLTSDYELKSGTSMATPHAAGIAAMLKAVHPEWSPSAIRSAMMTTANPLDNTKKPIRRDNNVVATPLEIGAGHVDPNRALDPGLVYDATPQDYINLICSMNFTEEQFKTFARSSANYHDCSNPSADLNYPSFIALYPFNPERNYTWLEQKFRRTLTNVGEAGATYKLKIETPKNSKVSVSPQKLVFKGKNDKQSYSLTIRYVGDNDQSTNFGSITWVEENGNHSVRSPIVTSLIVQVWE, encoded by the coding sequence ATGGGATCTAGAAtgggttttctttattttccacATCTAATCTTGTTTTCATGGGCTCTTTCAGCTCATCTCTTATTAGCTATAGGTCAAAGATCCACTTACATTGTCCACCTTGACAAGTCCTTTATGCCTACTGTCTTTGCTGATCACCATCATTGGCATTCTTCTACCATTGACTCCATTAAAGCTGCTGTTCCTTCATCAGTGGACAGATTCCACTCAGCTCCAAAACTTGTTTACTCTTATGACAATGTGTTTCATGGATTCAGTGCTGTTTTGTCCATAGATGAACTGGCAGCTTTGAAGAAGTCTCCAGGTTTCATATCAGCTTACAATGATAGGACTGTGGAACCTCAGACTACCCACACATCTGATTTCCTCAAACTCGCTCCTTCATCTGGTCTATGGAAAGCTTCTGGTTTAGGGCAAGATGTTATCATTGGTGTTCTTGATGGTGGCATCTGGCCCGAATCCGCAAGTTTTCGAGATGATGGTATGCCTGAAATCCCCAAAAGATGGAAAGGAATTTGCAAGCCGGGTACTCAGTTTAATACTTCAATGTGCAACAGAAAACTCATTGGAGCTAATTACTTCAATAAGGGTATTTTGGCTAATGATCCCACTATCAACATTTCCATGAATTCTGCCAGGGATACTGATGGTCATGGCACACATTGTGCTTCCATTGCTGCTGGGAACTTTGCCAGAGGTGTTTCCCATTTTGGATATGCAGCAGGAACAGCAAGAGGGGTTGCTCCACGAGCTAGGATAGCTGTATACAAGTTTAGCTTTGATGAAGGAGAACTAACTTCCGATTTAATTGCTGCTATGGACCAAGCTGTTGCAGACGGCGTTGATGTGATATCCATTTCTTTTGGGTACGGTTTGATTCCCTTGTATGAAGATGCTATATCAATAGCTTCTTTTGGAGCTATGATGAAAGGAGTATTGGTCTCAGCTGCAGCTGGAAATGATGGTCGCGGTGCAAATGTACTAAATGGATCTCCATGGATCTTGTGCGTGGCATCAGGTCACACTGACAGGAGATTTGCAGGAACCTTGACTTTGGGCAATGGGTTAAAAATTAGGGGGTGGAGCTTGTTTCCTGCAAGAGCCTTTGTCAAGGATTCACCATTAATTTACAATAAGACTCTAGCCGCTTGTGACTCAGACGAATTGTTATCACAATTATCTGATCCAGAACGTACCATCCTCATCTGTGATTATAATGCAGATGAAGAAGTGGGTTTTGGTTTCTCTAGCCAAATATCTCAAGTCAACCAAGCAAGACTTAAAGCAGGCATCTTTATTTCTGAGGATCCAAGAGTGTTCCagtcttcttcttttccttaccCAGGGGTTGTAGTTGACAAAAAGAAAGGGAACCAAATCATCAATTATGTTAAAAGCAGTGTTGCACCTACGGCCACCATCACGTTCCATGAAACTTATGTGGATAAAGAAAGGCCAGCCCCAGTTCTTGCAGGAAACTCAGCACAAGGGCCCTccaaaagctacttgggaattgCAAAGCCTGATATTATGGCACCAGGGGTACTGATTCTTGCAGCTTTTCCACCTAATCTCGTTTCAGAAAGTATTCAGAACATACAATTAACCTCTGATTACGAGCTTAAATCAGGCACATCCATGGCTACTCCTCATGCTGCTGGAATTGCAGCGATGCTAAAAGCCGTGCATCCTGAATGGAGTCCTTCAGCTATTCGCTCCGCCATGATGACTACAGCAAACCCTTTGGATAATACTAAAAAGCCTATTAGAAGGGATAATAATGTGGTTGCCACGCCCCTAGAAATAGGAGCAGGGCATGTTGACCCGAACAGAGCTCTTGATCCAGGCCTAGTATATGATGCTACTCCACAAGATTACATAAATCTCATATGCTCTATGAATTTCACAGAAGAGCAGTTCAAAACATTTGCAAGATCGTCAGCCAATTACCACGACTGCTCAAATCCATCAGCTGATCTAAATTACCCATCATTCATTGCCTTGTATCCGTTCAACCCCGAGAGAAATTACACCTGGTTGGAACAGAAATTCAGGAGGACCCTTACAAATGTTGGTGAAGCCGGAGCAACTTACAAACTGAAGATAGAAACTCCCAAGAATTCAAAAGTTTCAGTGTCTCCACAAAAACTGGTGTTCAAGGGGAAAAATGATAAGCAAAGTTATAGCTTGACAATTCGCTATGTAGGTGATAACGATCAGAGTACGAACTTTGGGTCGATCACTTGGGTTGAAGAGAACGGAAACCACTCAGTTAGGAGCCCAATAGTGACATCTCTCATTGTTCAGGTCTGGGAGTGA